The Gopherus flavomarginatus isolate rGopFla2 chromosome 4, rGopFla2.mat.asm, whole genome shotgun sequence genomic interval AAAACTCAGGTTTGTTTTTATTGAGCAGCTCCCCAATTCTCATAAGGAGCAATTTAAAGTCATAGTCAATGAAGGCCAACTGGTGGCTAAGACATCTCTCGAGTCTACACTTGATGCATCTGACACAGTTTCATGTTCAATCTCTACTGCCATTGTGATGAGATGGGCCTCATGGCTTCATCTGTCTGACTTCCCAAAGGAGGTCCAATGGACTGtggaggaccttccttttgaagggaCAAAGCTATTAACCAAGAAGACCAATGCCTCCCTTCACAATTTGAAAGATCCCAGGGCCACTCTTCAAACCCTCAGGATCTATACACCTGGGTACAAAAGACAATATAGTCCTCAGCCACCAATCAAGCCCCACTCATCACAATATTCATCTCAATATTCAGCACAGAGATCATATGTACCCCAGATGAAGAAGCTCAGGTTACCCAGATGGAAGATGTCAGGATCACAGCCCACTTCCTCTCAACCCTCCACCTCAAAGCAACAATTTTAACGAATGGTTAAGGTCCCCATAGAACATTCTCCTTATTGTTATCTCACGCTGGAAAACCCCACCCGTTCCTTCAGAAACCATCTCACCTCATTCCGCAGCACCTGGGAATGGATAATCTCCAACAAATGGGTGCTGGAGATCAGCTGTGATGGGATACTtcatccatttcccctcccttccccctaccAAACACCCTTCCCTGTTCTCCTTCAGAGACCCTTCTCACAAGAGCCTACTATGTCAAGAGAGAAACCATCTCCTCAGCGTAGGAGCCAGAGAGCCAGTGCACACAATTCTAAGAGGCAGAGGCTTCTACTCTTGTTACTTCCAGTTACCAAAGGAAAAAGAGGGTTGGAGACCCATACTGGAACTCAGAGCActcatagacctgccttttctgcaattattattaataattctaccatttccatctagtaatgaacCAATACCATTGAGAGGATTCTGTTTATTCCTAATATAGTTACAAAACTCCTTATTGTTCTTTACTCTGCTGGTCAGAGATTTCTCCTTGTCATTTGTGTGTATGTAACCCAAAAGTCATACATATATGCTGTCCCACTGCACTGTAACATCATTGGAAGTAAATACTGCAGAATATTTTATAGGACATGGTGGTAAAGgtggggttggtttgttttttatttatttatttcaaacatCCTGATAGCTTATAGAAtgcattttcctttttctgcTGACATTTTGAGAGTCATGATTTGGAACATACATGAAAAGCACTTGGACATAACCCTATTGACTAAAACTAGAGGACTAGAGAGACAAATGTTTATATTGCTGGAGATCATTTTTTCAGATTGTCTTCTCTTTTTCATGTGCCTTAATACCTTAGTTTTGTTGTTTAAAGTAATCTCTATATTTTAAATCTTGTGTTTATTTGTAGGTTTGTGTCGTACAAGTGAAATATTTGGGGCATCTGCTTTAGTTGTTGGCAGTCTTCATTATATAAATGATAAGCAATTTCAACATCTCAGTGTTTCTGCGGAACAGTGGCTTCCTCTTGTTGAGGTGGGTGGAAAAAGTATTTTAGCTGCTTACTTAAAAGGAGCACTGTACATATAAATTCATTCAAACTGATGCCCTCTAAgtcagtgatccccaacctttcAGTGTGGCGGGTGCCGGACAACCAGCCACTAAAATGCCACCGAGAAGCAGCGTCATCGAGAAgcattgctgctgaaatgccaccgagaagCAGCGGCATTTCCTCGGCGACACTTCTTTGCGTTGCCGCTTCTCGGCAGCTGCTTGTCCGGCGGCCGTGCTCCTTGGTGGTGGGGCACTCCCTTGGCAGTAGGCAGGCACCCATAAATGCCCCggtgggcaccgcgttggggaccagtGCTCTAAGTCAAGggtctcccttttttcccctctcctgaaAATTAACTGCTTTACCCATTTTGCACAAGTACCTACTTCTCTGTTTTATGCTAGTATCAAGGTATTTTTACATTAGCctgctgcttttgaaaaccctTGTAGCAGTTTTTAAATGGTTGGTATGTTGATTATTTTTTGAGTTAGTGAAACTGATTGTACTAGTTGCCTCTTGTTTTGTAACATACTCTGACTCTAGTGTTTTACAGCTCATGGTTGTACATTCACATTTAAAATTCTTTTGTAAAACTTAAGTGATTAATTTAAATGTTATTAATCTCATCTTGTTTAGCCCATTTCTTTTAGTGACGATGAGAATAATTAATCACACGGTTTGCCTGGAACTAATTTACAAGGTAGATTTCAGAGCCTTTTCTATAATTTATCAAAATCAGGGCATCTTGCTTCAGACTGTAGGTCTAACACTCAGCACTATATGCAAGTCTGTGGTTGTAAAGTCTTTTATATAGATATTAGAGCTGTCATCACATTTGGCTCAAACAATTATCTCAGAAaagttaatcacaattaaaaaaattaatcgcagtttgaaaggactgttaaacaatagaataccaattgaaatgtattaaatattttggatgtttttctacattttcatatatattgtattctgtgttgtaattgaaatcaaagtgtatattttttatttcagatatttgcattgtaaaaatgataaaagaaattgtatttttcagttcacttcatacaagtactgtagtgcaatctttttctttgtcgtgaaagtgcaacttacaaatgtagattttttttttgttacataactgcactcaaacaaaacattgtaaaacttcagagcctacaagttcactcagtcctacttcttgttcagccaattgctaagacaaacaagtttgtttacatttacaggagaaaatgctgcccacttcttgtttacaatgtcacctgaaagtgagaacaggtgtttgcatcaGGGCtgctcggggggggaggggagaaagtggggcaatttgctccgggCCCCGCAAGCCACTCCGGGTTTTTGTCGCCACTGTGGTGGCGGGCGCTGCCAGGTAAGTACAAGCGgtgaggggaaagaaaaaaaagccgcgatcagtggcacttaggctgctctactgccgccgcttcattctttggcggcggggccttccctccgagagggacctgccgccaaagacccggccctgccccaggcccccagaatcctctgggcagccctagtttgcatggcacttttgtagctggcattgcaaggtatttacatgccagatatgctaaacatatgtatgccccttcatgctttggccaccattccagaaaacTTCCTTCCATGccgatgcttgtttaaaaaaaaaaaaaaaaaagtcaattaaattagtgactaaactccttgggggagaattgtatgtcccttgctctgttttacctgcattgtgccatatatttcatgttatagcaggctTGGAcaatgacccagcatatgttgttcattttaagaacactttcactgcagatttgacaaaatgcaaagaaagtacccaatgtgagatttctaaagatacagtattcgacccaaggtttaagaatctgaacagccttccaaaatctgatcaggATGGGgtctggagcatgctttcagaagtcttaaaagagcaacactccgatgcggaaactacagaacccgaaccaccaaaaaagaaaatcagtcttctgttggtggcatctcattcagataatgaaaatgaacatgtcaatctgcactgctttggcttgttatcaagcagaacccgtcatcatcATGGACGcctgtcccctggaatggtggttgaagcatgaagggacatatgaatctttagtgcatctggcacataaatatcgtGCAATGTCGGCTACAACCGTGCCATGAGAACACcctttctcactttcagatgacattgtaaacaagaagcaggcagcattatctccagtacatgtaaacaaacttgtctatctgagcgattggctgaacaagaagtaggactggagATTTGCAGACTCtacaattttacattttattttttgaatgcagttttttgtacataattctacatgtgtaagttcaacttccatgataaagagattgcactacagtacttgtattaagtgaattgaaaaaccttattttggggtttgttttttttacagtgcaaatacttgaagtcaaaaataaatataaagtgagcacagtacgctttgtattctgtgttgtaattgaaatcagtatatttgaaaatttaaaaaacatccaaaatatttaaataaatggtattctattattgtttaacagtgcaattaatcatgattaattgtgattcatttttttaatcacttgacagccctaatagagAGATCCATTTTCAAAGTCTGTTTTGTATATTTTCATAGTACTGAGTCTACTTACAATTAATCTCTGGAAAATTTTATTTCTGATGTCAGAGTATAATTCTCTGTATTTTCAGTTTTGTCAATCCTTTAAAATCGCACTGTTTTCAGAATAAATTACAAAGCCATACAGTACTTTGCTTCAATTACATGATAACAGACCTGCATTTAAACAACATTTTCTACACCCAGCCTATATAGAACACTATAGTAGTGATACATTTTACACTGCTTGTGAGACTTGGCTTCTGATATGTATCTGACAAATTGAGATTATAATGagagaaagaagggaaaaaaagaaatattggatTCCAAGGTCCCAGTCAGAGATACCACACAAGCGTACGCAATAGAAAGAGAGCCCGTATACACATCAGCTAAACACCAGAGTTCCAGAAAAGGATTCTAGGGTAAATACTAAATTTCTCATTTCATTATATGCAAAAAGGATTTTTTCATATATAGACAAGTTCATGAAGAAATAAATCTAAAGCTttatattttgtttggttttgctcTTCAAAATCATTAGGTTAGCACAGTTCTCAGGATATTTATTTAGCTGTCTGTCAAGATTAGAAAGAAGTATTTTCTATCAGTAGAACAGCATTATTTTTGCAGTGGCCTCTGCATATGCCCAGTTATGAGATGCATTTCTCTACCCCCTAGAACTGCTAAACGTTGGGAACCATCTAAAAAAGAAATATCCATTGTAGCATGCCTCTTTGCaactaggctgaccagatagcatgtgtgaaaagatttatttgggcataagcttttgtgggttttttacccacaaaagcttacgcccaaataaatgttcgtctttaaggtgccaccagactccttgtttctGTGGATACGGAATAAAACTGCTACCTGTCTGATACTCGGTCCATGCAATTTCAAGACACTGTTCTTTAGTAGAGGTTTCCAGATCACATTCCTGTTTTGGTAGAGCTGTCCTGCAGTCATTCTTTATGTGGGACTCCTTGTATCAGTCTGTAAGCAAACAGACTGCTCGTTTTTGTTAGGCACTTGATCTGCAGTAACACTCCCATATGATATAATCATGTATGGATCCAGTAAAACTTCTGATCTGTGTTATACAAATATCTGTGAAGCCCAGAGCCTTAGTGTATTTCTGTATACTACCAATTACcagtctgaaaaaaaatattaaaattagtttaaattttttttcttctgtagaaTTTTCTATTCTCAACTTTTGACCTGTATAAAAGTTTTTTGTGGtaatatacaaatatttaaatattttgtatataaaaatatatttccccCCTATTCTTAACATGCAGGTGAAACCATCTCAGCTTGTTAATTATTTACAGCAGAAGAAAACTGAAGGCTACACTATCATAGGTGTGGAGCAAACTGCTAAAAGTTCTGACTTGACTGAATATTGCTTTCCAGAGAAATCCTTGTTGTTGCTGGGGTAAGTTACAAACACCCTGTATGTGTAGTTTCCATACTGTGGTCCATCAAGCCACCCTTCCTCCtgagcagcagcttaatgatttgAAAATCAAGCAATGTTGGTGGAAGGAAAGAAGAGAGATGGTATATAACAGTATTTCTCGTCACTTGGTATAAAAGGTTTAAAATATAAACCCCATGGATGAAATATCTTTTGTCTTTAAAGAGGGCTTTATAACTGTTGTCTCAGTGGCTCACCTCAAAGCATCACACCATGACACTATTCCTTGGCTACGGCTTCTGGATGGAACTTTAGAGCCCAATAATACTAATTCATTTGCTCAGTCACAGGAATCACTGCAGAGCAAAGAGTGCCGTCATCTCTCATGAGCTGAATACAGTGTTAATGTAGAGCTTCATAGACGTTGCCTTGCCAATGAGCTAAAGTTAAACTCAGTAATAAATCTCTCACGTGACAGTATAGTAATAAATGCCCTGACTCTCTTTTGTAATGTGACAGCCTCTCTTTCACTCACCCTCCTTTTCCACACCTTTGTTTTCCAGTTATATTGCACACTTTAGTTTACCCATTTTATCTTCAGCATAGCTATGTGGTGTTATTTTCAGTGACCTCATTCAGAAGGGGGTACAGTCTGCATAAGCAGTGCTTACTGAGGTGCTGTCACTAGAAGTAGCAGACCTGGATACCTATGGACCAGTGTGGGAATATTTAAGAGTGTCACAAGTATTTAGTGATTGGATATCCCCTAGCTGGCCTATCCCTGGAAACAGAAATTTCAGAATCAGACTTTCTATTTCTTCATAAAAGTAAAGAAATTGATCCCTTGCTTTTTTTGCTTTCATTTCTGCACTAATGGGGAATAAGTAATATAATCAGTAATTGCTATATGTGAAGCATCCCTTCTATTGAGTGTGCTATTGTAATTCAGCATCTTCCATTTCTGAGGGATTTAAGTTTTTCTGACAAACTAAAAGCATTGGCTAAGGATACAGGAAGAGATTAGTGCAACCTTTGCTACAGTTCTGTTAAACTTCAGTCTTGATCTGCAACATTTGTGCTATATCAGCAGGGATCCTCGTTTTCTGttgttaaaaaaaccaaaatgaagGGCTGAACTTTAGTTTTCCCTAACCACACTATCTGTATATAGGTATCAGGTGGACGCAGTGTTTAATGATATATTTACATTTGCAAGCAAATTAAAAGCTTACCATGAACGTGAAATTTGTCCTTGCCAAACTCAGTGACTTGATCTTTAGGGGggtgatttttaaagtttttggcATCTTTTCATAACTTTAATTACATCTGGAGGCTGAAGTGAAATTTGAGATGCATTAAAACATGAACTCCTATAGGCCACTGAGTAACCTCTATATGCCAGAAGCAGTTTATTGGAGTATGTTTAGCTATGTAAATTTAAAGCACATTCAAAAATCAACCACAAGAGCAGGGAGGTTGCGCACATTGAATAAGGGATACTGGTACTGTCAATAAAAtttagttaaaataaaaatatattaactattttcacaaaatgtaaaaactaaagattctctgtaaaaatgcaaattccgTGTTTTCCTAATCCGAAAAGATTAATCTAGGATCCTTGTACATCAGTCTCATGTTTGAGATGTGGAAAATATCTATTAGGATAAGACCGTTTTATATTTTGGTTAAGTCACAACCAAAATGAACCAATCTGAGTTTTTCTTAAAGCAAAAAGATAGTGGACTAAACTACTACACTATCTGGTTTCAATTGTCTTCAGTGTTTCTGTAACATTTGCTTCTAAAGCAAGACACTAGTTTTAGTATTTTGTAAGTTTCCAATTACAATGCTATGGAATTTTTAGGGTTTACTTTTTTTGTGCTCATCAGTGACATGTATGAAGAAGTAAGCATCAGCTGCATGGATAAGAAACTTTTATCCCATGATGGGTGGAGCTGGCAGCAACTAGTGGTGTTTGCTACTGTAGCTAATTTCTTGTTTTTTCTGTTGTGGGACACGTGGGTTTCTCCAGACAGGTGCATGCTGGAGACAGCATGAAGTGATATTTCTTCTATTCCTTCTTTTCTGGATAAAAGATTTAAATCTTTTTAATTTCCTCCTTATTAGAAATGAACATGAGGGAATCCCAGCAAACCTGATTCAGCATCTGGATGTTTGTGTGGAAATTCCTCAGCAGGGTATCATTCGATCACTGAATGTTCATGTAAGTGGAGCACTGCTGATTTGGGAGTATACAAGGCAACAACTGATCAAGCAAAAACAACTGAAATAACTTCGAGTCTTGTGCCTTATTTGTAATGCAGCTGGATGGCTTTTTATGGTgctgtaaaatgtttttaaacacatGAAATTATTACAGACTCAGGGtgagtgacaatttttaaattttgcatgTTATATAATGGTATTATGTACtacaaaaattgtttttaaatgcctTAACGTATTATCTGATTGTATACAAACTGTTTTATTTGTAATAAATCTTGTTTGTATAGTGCTTACATATGTGTGGGTCTCTTATTGCAGTGGAAGCAACCAGAGTTAACAGACTCTTATCCCCTCGAACACACAACTCACTGACATTTAACTGTTTCAAACAGTGTATTTCAAAATGTAGGGTTTTTACTATAGCAGTCATTCTGGTCACAACAGCTGTAGCTAAGGTTAAAAGGGACTTACATCAGGAAATGAAGTGGTTTAGGAGTATGGGATAAATCATGTCTATAAGTATGTTAgtgaacatttttaaaacacaagTTTTAAACACCTAAACAATGTTTGCTGATCCCAGTAAACTCTATGCTTGGTAATTTATCAAGGTGAATTGTTCAGGTGTAGGGCCCTGTCTTAATACACAATGTTTTCTTAATCCTTTTCCCCTGACAATTTGGAAAATGCTGTTGTTATTAAAGCAGCTGCTATTTTGCCTAAGGACTACCTCACAAACCTTTACTGGAGCAAATCCATTGTGAATAATACAGGAGTTGGTTATATCACTGCCAACAAATTATACAAACAGGGACATAAGAAATCATACCTGTAGCATTGTGTTTTTCACAAAtacagtggggagggatagctcagtggtttgagcattggtctgctaaaccctgggttgtgagctcagtcctgaCCGGGGGAAAACTGTCAAGgacagtacttgatcctgctagtgaaggcagggggctggattcaatgacctttcaaggtcccttccagctctgagatagatatatctccatattaaaaaaaaaaacaacatactaATGATTGAGAAATTGTTCACCTACAAATCTCAACTACAATTGTGCAGATGTTTataaaaaatacataaatgaaGGCCAACTACATAAGAAAGAGATGCAGTCATTTATACCTCTTGATCTTTATCTAAAATCTTGCCATACAGCAACAGCTGAAATTACTTTGATTCACAAAAATTTTTCAACGAATTAGCATAGAGTGTACCTGCTCACTTACACTGACACATTATCCTCAGAGAAGATAGATAGATGCAGGAGCTTTTTAGAAAAGTTAGTTCACGTGCATAGAAAAAATTGTCAAGTTTGAAAACAGTTCAATATTCTCCCTAAAATATAAATTTATAATTAGTGCATTAATTTCTGGGAAACACTGCTTTTCATCCTAGTTACACGATAAATAATTCAGGTATAGGAAAAATTATATACCATATTTCTTTGATACACACACTTAGTCACTGTCTTTTTCGTTTAATTACTGTTCTCGCATAAAAGCGAGACATTGCAACAAGGAAAGCAGCATGAATTTCTAGCAATACAGTACAGGTTACCAGTTAGGTTTAACTCAAGGAGTTCTTGTCCTATTTCAGTACTTCTCTTCCATCAGATTACTCTTCCGTAAGATTATTTTCATTGATTGTGTTTCAATAAATTGATGCGTAGCTATGACTTTTCAGTAGTTCCAGGAGGCTGATATTCTCCTGCTTGAAGCTGttctttgtattttaaaaagtctcttcTTTTGTCAAAGTATTTTACCTGTTTTAAAGAGATCACTTTATGTACATCAAAGCAAACAGGGGTAGTATGGGACTCCAACATGAAAAGTTCTTATTCACACATCAGCTAACAGGATTGCGGAAAGAACGGTCTTTGATCATTATTTAAATATACACACTTGACCAAGTTGATACTGAAAAGTTGTGTATGTTAATAGTTGAGAATGTGAACTCAGTCATTGGAGCAGAAAAAATGGGATGTAGCACATAGTTACATTGGTCTCAAGGTGCCATGCAATTGCTAGCCCTGCCACTATTACATGAGTGTTCTCCCCTTGAGATCAGTGTTTTCACTTATGCAATATTATCCATTAATTTCCCTGTTTATAGGCGTTGACAGGACATTTCCCAAATACCTTGCCAATGGTATAGCAACACAACTTAGACAGAGTGAAATCTACTTCACCAATTATCTGACTAGGCAGTCTTCTGGATTTAATACACACACTTTTGTTTTTTCAATACACCACTCCATGAAACAAATACCCCATCTTTAAGAGGATCTACAATAGTAATGCTTTGCTCACTGTGCAGCAGAAGTTAACTATTTGTTGGGCATTGCTTGTGTGTTTATGCCAGTGTACAAATATTATGGATAGTTACACAACTGGAAAGATTAAAGGGAAGCAGTGTCTGTTAAATGAAAAACCAGAAAATATTACTGTAAGGTATGGCATTATGAATAATGCAGATTGCAGCATTACTTGAATGCTTATTAACTAATTTATTTGCAGAAGAAATTCATTTTTGATACACAACTGTCAGGTTGCATCTTATGACTGGTGAAAAGCTATTAGCACTCACCCATTGCTGTGGACACCTAGATTCAAAAGAACATCTAAGCTTCTGACACCTAGATGCATCTTCCATATTTTCATCTAAGCATTTCCAGTATTCATCCCTGGCTCCCCAGCAAGCCTTCCTTTCCTCCATTGATGGTGCTGACATCTTTATTactggcaaaataaaataaatttgtaaatattttgtCCCCTTTAAACACTGATCTGCCTATTGCCTCAAGTTTATTCACACACAAATATTGCACTGATTAGTGAAAAAGATCcaggtttgagcactggcctgctaaatccagggttgtgagttaaatccttgagggggctagttggggattggtcctgctttgagcagggggttagactagatgatctcctgaggtcccttccaaccctaataatctctGATTCATGAGTGAGGCTCTCTGATTCAACTGGCAAGATGTGAGACTTTATTTGTAATGGCTTCAATAACCTCGAGTGTGTCACGTGATCTTGTGCCACAGTAAATGTGGAGAACTAAATCAAATGAATCATATTGTTGATAGGCAGCTGCTGTACGTCTGAGAAGCTTAACCCGACAAGACGTTATCGTCACCAACATTTAATTTTGGAAAGAAGGCAGGTGCTTCACATCAGCCTTCCACTTACAGGAGCCAGAAAGGGGCCGCACGTTAACAAAACGCCAACGCCAGTTACAAATCTGGGTATATGCTCCCTTCAGAAGAGCAACAGGAAACCTCAACTACACTTGAAATCAGTGCAGGGACATGACAACGCTGCCCTAAGGCTCCCCCTTTCCTGGCCCCTGTTACAGTTTAATAACAGGAATCTGAGGTTATTTCCCCAGGCCCCAAACAGATACAAGCTCTGCTCGGGTGGTGAAAACTAAGCGCCTGCGCGGCGAAACCTCCACTCCCGCGAGGGGGGCCCCCGGgagagcagcagggagcccccaGGTGCCGCGGGCAGGGTCCTGCCGGATGTACTCGGGGCTCAGAGCgtctccccaccccacagggtGGCTTGGGCCGCGGCACGCCCGAAGGCCGGTCCCGTCTGCTCCGGCAGAGCCGGAAGGCAGGATCCTGGCGTCTGTCCCCAGGCACCTGCCCCACTCACCCGCCGCGTCCCTCCGGCAGCCGAACAGCGCAGGATGTGACCTCGGACCGGATACAGATCTAGAGAGCCGGACGTGACGGCGGCAAAGACAACCCATAGGAGGGGCCGAGATGTCTTGTGCGCATGCGCAatgctgggggggggctgctATATTTGCGTTGCTAAGAGACGCTCCCAGGCCTAGTAGTGCCACGGCTTCCTGTTCCTCTCGCTCCCGGCCGCAGCGTTAGGCAGCGGATGCTGCAGTCCCACGGGGGCGCCCCGAGGCTGCTGGGTCCGGGGCGCGGCTGGAGCGGGACCTGTCTGGCCCAGGCACAAATATCCTGGTTCTGAGGCGAGGGGGCGGCGCCCGAGCAAAGTTGGCTCTGCGGGCTCCCAAGCTCCCGTCTGTGCCCCCGCGTGCTCAGgccgggggctgggagtcaggcaaAGCCCCACTGGCGCACAGCCGAGTCCTGccccgggctgcagccccagcagaGGGGCGAGGCGCTTGGTCTGTGCGGGGCGGTTGTACCCCACGGGCTGAAGTGTGAATGCTGAACGTGGCTTGTTACTCGTGACGGACTCCTCTCACCACTTATACACCATGTGACAGCTGGTCCTGCCAGTGCTGAGCCAGGCAAATGTCGCAGCTTCGTGGGCCGACGCTGATCTTTGGTCTTTCACgcgcagggtgaccagatgtcccgatttataggaaaagtcctgattttggggtctttttcttatataggcacctgttaccccctgcagcccctgtcccgctttttcac includes:
- the LOC127050029 gene encoding cytochrome c oxidase assembly factor 6 homolog, with translation MSAPSMEERKACWGARDEYWKCLDENMEDASRCQKLRCSFESRCPQQWVKYFDKRRDFLKYKEQLQAGEYQPPGTTEKS